The following are encoded in a window of Mycobacteroides chelonae CCUG 47445 genomic DNA:
- a CDS encoding RrF2 family transcriptional regulator: MQLTRFTDLGLRIVMRLANAGPGVQLHTDDLAAQLCVSYTHATKVVARLSEMGAIESTRGRHGGVCITQGGLDRRVGSLARKLERDGEVIDCEGGVPCPLRHNCRLRDALRSAQEAFFAELDQWTVAEIARPTMERK, from the coding sequence GTGCAACTAACGCGATTCACCGACCTGGGTCTGCGCATCGTCATGCGGCTGGCCAATGCAGGGCCGGGCGTTCAGCTGCACACCGATGATCTTGCCGCCCAACTCTGTGTGTCCTATACGCACGCCACGAAAGTTGTTGCCCGACTTTCGGAAATGGGTGCGATCGAGTCCACGCGCGGACGCCACGGGGGAGTGTGCATCACGCAGGGCGGGCTCGACCGTCGGGTCGGATCATTGGCCCGGAAGTTGGAGCGCGACGGCGAGGTCATCGACTGCGAGGGAGGGGTGCCCTGCCCCCTTCGGCACAACTGTCGCCTGCGCGACGCGCTTCGCTCGGCGCAAGAGGCATTCTTCGCCGAGCTCGATCAGTGGACTGTGGCCGAAATCGCCCGTCCAACAATGGAAAGGAAGTAG
- a CDS encoding acyl-CoA dehydrogenase family protein: MSGSTPTKHGKRCPVAEFEFTEEHGDLRSLVRSWCERVWTPEHVRQIADAGTIDLDAWRALGSELGVVGLSLPEEYGGGGLGIIELSIVAEELGRALACLPWISSAALGAAALVASGDGDALAEWVPALASGDKTITLAGGRTRLADAVTVSAESDDDGWKLTGDAEHVPDGATADVILVLADTDSGPTLFAVDGNAPSVDRHALATLDLTRRQANIHFDSTPARVIGEVGNGTSAVSHALDVAATALAAEQAGIAAHMLDVTTEYAKSRIQFGRIIGSFQAVKHRLADMAAAAGNVRGAAYHAAWSHDDPSLDDPALATSIAQQVASAGAVEVTAKAIQSHGGIGFTWEHPAHLYYKRAVSNSALFGGRAVHAERIAKEVIDA, from the coding sequence ATATCCGGGTCGACACCGACAAAGCATGGAAAGAGGTGCCCCGTGGCTGAATTCGAGTTCACCGAAGAGCACGGTGACCTGCGTTCGCTGGTGCGTAGTTGGTGCGAACGGGTCTGGACACCCGAGCACGTACGCCAGATCGCCGATGCCGGCACCATCGACCTTGACGCCTGGCGCGCCCTCGGATCCGAGCTGGGTGTCGTGGGGCTGAGCCTGCCCGAAGAATATGGCGGCGGGGGCCTGGGCATAATCGAATTATCCATCGTCGCAGAGGAATTGGGACGAGCGCTCGCTTGCCTACCGTGGATATCGAGCGCAGCGCTGGGCGCCGCCGCACTGGTGGCCAGTGGCGACGGAGACGCCCTTGCCGAATGGGTACCCGCATTGGCCTCCGGCGACAAGACGATCACGCTGGCCGGGGGGCGCACCCGGCTGGCCGATGCCGTCACAGTGTCCGCTGAATCCGATGACGACGGATGGAAGCTCACCGGCGATGCCGAGCATGTTCCAGACGGTGCCACCGCTGACGTGATTCTGGTGCTGGCTGACACCGACTCGGGTCCAACCCTTTTCGCGGTCGATGGGAACGCGCCGAGCGTTGATCGACATGCCCTGGCCACTCTGGATCTGACCCGACGCCAGGCCAACATCCACTTCGACTCGACTCCCGCCCGGGTGATCGGCGAAGTCGGGAACGGCACCTCGGCCGTATCGCACGCGCTGGACGTCGCCGCCACTGCGCTGGCGGCTGAACAGGCCGGTATCGCGGCCCACATGCTGGATGTGACAACCGAATACGCCAAGTCCCGAATTCAGTTCGGACGGATCATCGGGTCGTTCCAGGCCGTCAAGCACCGTCTTGCCGACATGGCAGCAGCGGCCGGGAATGTGCGTGGCGCCGCCTATCATGCGGCATGGTCACATGACGACCCGAGCCTTGACGACCCTGCGCTGGCCACGAGCATTGCCCAGCAGGTAGCGTCCGCGGGAGCGGTAGAGGTAACCGCCAAGGCCATTCAGAGCCATGGCGGCATCGGATTTACCTGGGAACACCCGGCCCACCTGTATTACAAACGGGCCGTCAGCAATTCGGCACTCTTCGGAGGCCGCGCCGTCCACGCCGAACGTATCGCCAAGGAGGTTATCGACGCATGA
- a CDS encoding enoyl-CoA hydratase has product MTEQILLTQTENRICTITLNRPQARNALSKALGDEIVRAVTAADADDNIDVMILTAADPVFCAGVDLKELGSGDRADTLDPWWPELSKPVIGAINGAAVTGGLELALACDILIASEKARFADTHARVGILPTWGLTTLLPLSVGRGLARRMSLTGDYLSAEDALRTGLVTEVVAHEELLPAAKRLAATIAGNNQPAVRELLASYRRIEAELVGNGLQVALDDAHRWIEQNSIAEGVEERRAAIMARGRSQNA; this is encoded by the coding sequence ATGACCGAACAAATTCTCTTGACGCAGACCGAAAACCGGATCTGCACCATCACGCTCAACCGTCCGCAGGCCCGCAATGCGCTGAGCAAGGCGCTCGGCGACGAGATCGTCAGGGCCGTCACCGCCGCCGACGCCGACGACAACATCGACGTGATGATCCTGACCGCCGCCGACCCGGTGTTCTGCGCGGGTGTCGACCTCAAGGAGTTGGGCAGCGGTGATCGGGCCGACACCCTGGATCCGTGGTGGCCGGAGCTGTCCAAGCCCGTCATCGGCGCCATCAATGGAGCCGCCGTCACCGGTGGCCTGGAGCTGGCATTGGCGTGCGACATCCTGATCGCGTCCGAAAAGGCTCGTTTCGCCGATACCCATGCGCGCGTTGGCATCCTGCCCACCTGGGGGCTGACCACGCTGCTGCCACTGTCGGTCGGACGTGGCCTGGCACGGCGTATGAGCCTCACCGGCGACTACCTCTCGGCCGAGGACGCGTTACGAACGGGCCTGGTCACCGAGGTGGTTGCCCACGAGGAACTGCTGCCGGCGGCCAAGCGGCTCGCCGCGACCATCGCCGGGAACAACCAGCCCGCGGTACGTGAACTGCTGGCCTCCTACCGGCGCATCGAGGCCGAGCTTGTCGGCAACGGCCTACAGGTGGCCCTGGACGACGCGCATCGGTGGATCGAGCAGAACTCCATCGCCGAGGGTGTCGAGGAACGTCGCGCCGCGATCATGGCGCGCGGGCGCAGCCAGAACGCCTAG
- a CDS encoding DHH family phosphoesterase — MSAVPIETGAVGARVDVEGAVELLAKARRVVIICHVHPDADTVGSGLALGQVLVAKGVDVQVSFGAPATPPESVGTLPGAELLVPPHELRRDPDLVVTVDSPSVRRLGQLSELVEGPAPVLVIDHHVSNELFGTANYVDIEADSTTMMVARLLDAWRVDITPEMAHCLYAGLVTDSGSFRWATAQGHRLAARLLDLGADGVNITRTFMDSHPFVWLPILSRVLGTAELIPDAVGGAGLVYAVVTHDVWSCARTEEVESIVDIVRTTTEAEVAVVFKEIEPDHWSISMRARSAVDLSAVAGTFGGGGHRLAAGFSATGPVDEVVAALVRALD, encoded by the coding sequence ATGAGCGCCGTCCCGATTGAGACGGGTGCCGTGGGGGCACGCGTAGACGTAGAGGGTGCGGTGGAGCTCCTGGCCAAGGCCAGGAGAGTGGTGATCATCTGCCACGTGCATCCCGACGCCGATACCGTGGGCAGCGGGTTGGCTCTTGGTCAGGTGCTGGTGGCCAAGGGTGTCGATGTTCAGGTGAGTTTCGGGGCGCCGGCAACACCTCCGGAGTCGGTGGGAACGCTGCCGGGTGCGGAGCTACTGGTCCCACCGCACGAGCTGCGTCGCGACCCCGATCTGGTGGTCACGGTCGACAGCCCGAGCGTGCGGCGGCTAGGTCAACTCAGCGAGCTGGTCGAGGGTCCCGCCCCGGTGTTGGTCATCGATCACCACGTGTCCAATGAGCTCTTCGGTACGGCGAATTACGTTGACATCGAGGCTGATTCGACCACGATGATGGTGGCGCGGCTGCTCGATGCGTGGCGGGTGGACATCACCCCCGAGATGGCCCATTGTCTGTACGCCGGTCTGGTCACCGACAGTGGATCCTTCCGTTGGGCTACCGCGCAGGGGCACCGGTTGGCCGCGCGGCTGTTGGACTTGGGTGCTGACGGTGTGAACATCACCCGTACGTTCATGGACTCACATCCGTTTGTGTGGTTGCCGATCTTGTCGCGTGTATTGGGCACCGCGGAGCTGATTCCCGATGCCGTCGGGGGCGCGGGATTGGTGTATGCCGTTGTTACCCACGATGTCTGGTCTTGCGCGCGCACCGAGGAAGTCGAGTCGATCGTCGATATCGTCCGCACCACCACCGAGGCCGAGGTTGCGGTGGTGTTCAAGGAGATCGAGCCGGACCATTGGTCGATATCGATGCGGGCTCGCTCTGCGGTGGACCTGTCCGCGGTAGCGGGCACCTTCGGTGGCGGTGGACATCGGCTGGCCGCCGGGTTCTCGGCGACCGGCCCGGTCGACGAGGTGGTGGCGGCGCTGGTTCGCGCCCTTGACTGA
- a CDS encoding globin domain-containing protein, translating into MLSAESLAVIRQTLPAVAGAIDEITPLFYSKMFAAHPELLRDLFNRGNQAAGEQPKALAASIASFAGMVLEGNGAQYDSVLDRIAHKHASLGIVAEQYPIVYEHLFAAIAEVLGDAVTEEVAAAWSEFYWLMANELIAREKALYGAAGVAPGDVWRQVVVVRRQLESADVAGFELRAVFGELPSFLPGQYISVQVTLPDGARQIRQYSLSRGAHEGGWRIAVKRISAGGTPAGEVSNFIYDNIFEGQQLRVSVPMGEFTLDDSADPLVLVSAGIGCTPIMGMLQELVATQSPREVVVLHADQSAAAHAYRHELADLVGRLPAGQLHTWYERAHVEHPEHGVGRMSLHRLPLNRLSTVFVCGPRPFMSAINDDLVSLGIPQEQINHELFGPLASAMS; encoded by the coding sequence GTGCTATCAGCAGAGTCGCTGGCAGTCATCCGTCAAACTCTCCCCGCGGTTGCCGGGGCCATTGACGAGATCACACCGTTGTTCTACTCCAAGATGTTCGCGGCGCACCCCGAACTGCTTCGTGATCTGTTCAACCGTGGCAACCAGGCGGCGGGGGAGCAGCCGAAGGCGCTGGCTGCGTCGATCGCGTCATTCGCCGGGATGGTGTTGGAAGGCAATGGTGCCCAATACGATTCGGTGCTGGACAGGATCGCGCACAAGCATGCCTCGCTGGGAATTGTCGCCGAGCAGTATCCGATCGTCTACGAGCACCTGTTCGCCGCGATCGCCGAAGTGTTGGGGGACGCGGTGACCGAAGAGGTCGCGGCGGCCTGGAGCGAGTTCTACTGGCTCATGGCCAATGAGTTGATTGCGCGCGAGAAGGCCCTGTACGGCGCTGCGGGGGTTGCGCCGGGCGATGTGTGGCGGCAGGTTGTGGTGGTACGCCGCCAGCTTGAATCGGCGGATGTGGCCGGGTTCGAGTTACGCGCGGTGTTCGGAGAACTGCCGAGCTTCCTTCCAGGGCAGTACATATCGGTGCAAGTTACCTTGCCGGACGGGGCCAGGCAGATTCGTCAATACAGTTTGTCCCGGGGCGCTCATGAGGGTGGCTGGCGTATTGCCGTCAAACGAATCAGCGCTGGCGGCACCCCTGCGGGTGAGGTGTCGAACTTCATCTACGACAACATCTTCGAGGGGCAACAGCTGCGGGTCTCGGTGCCCATGGGCGAGTTCACTCTCGACGATTCGGCGGATCCGCTGGTCCTGGTTTCCGCCGGTATCGGCTGCACGCCGATCATGGGGATGCTGCAAGAGCTCGTGGCCACCCAATCGCCGCGAGAGGTTGTGGTCCTGCACGCCGATCAGTCGGCGGCCGCCCACGCCTACCGGCACGAGTTGGCGGATCTGGTGGGCCGACTGCCCGCCGGCCAACTGCACACGTGGTACGAACGGGCACATGTGGAGCACCCCGAGCACGGTGTCGGCCGTATGAGCCTGCATCGACTGCCACTGAACCGACTGTCCACGGTGTTCGTCTGCGGCCCGCGGCCGTTCATGTCGGCCATCAATGACGATCTGGTGTCTCTGGGGATTCCGCAGGAGCAGATCAATCACGAGCTGTTTGGGCCCTTGGCGTCGGCTATGTCATGA
- a CDS encoding GNAT family N-acetyltransferase, translated as MNSPTGYRIGREITDVAAEVVDAGPPPLPSFEGTRYGLRTVNPDSADPDMLSEWFARPHLLKTWEQPWSAAQWREDSSYRLAGHYSLPCILSVDGVEAGYVEMYRSARDEIARIYDVHPHDTGFHIATAATEHLGRGVISEWIRLLPFAVFQADPACRRMMGDPAVDNPSILKVLARLGWTAMGEFDIRPDRRIALYRFDR; from the coding sequence ATGAACAGTCCCACCGGTTATCGAATCGGGCGAGAGATCACCGATGTGGCTGCCGAGGTCGTCGATGCGGGTCCTCCGCCACTGCCCTCATTTGAGGGCACCCGCTACGGACTGCGGACGGTGAATCCTGATAGTGCCGACCCGGACATGCTCAGCGAGTGGTTTGCTCGTCCACATCTGCTCAAGACATGGGAGCAGCCGTGGTCGGCCGCGCAGTGGCGCGAAGATTCCTCATATCGACTAGCCGGGCATTACTCGCTGCCTTGCATCCTCTCGGTAGATGGCGTCGAGGCAGGCTATGTGGAGATGTACCGATCTGCCCGGGATGAGATTGCCCGGATCTACGACGTTCATCCGCACGACACGGGTTTTCACATAGCGACTGCTGCCACCGAGCATCTCGGTCGGGGCGTTATTTCGGAGTGGATCCGGCTACTCCCGTTCGCCGTGTTCCAGGCCGATCCTGCATGTCGCCGGATGATGGGGGACCCAGCGGTCGACAATCCGTCGATTCTCAAGGTGCTCGCCCGCCTCGGGTGGACGGCGATGGGTGAGTTCGATATTCGGCCGGACCGCCGGATTGCGCTGTACCGCTTCGACCGCTAG
- a CDS encoding MATE family efflux transporter, producing the protein MSGLARRIIALAVPALGVLAAEPLYLLFDIAMVGRLGAVPLAGLAVGGLVLSLVGTQLTFLSYGTTARAARRFGSGDRPGAVHEGVQATWLALIIGAAVVLVVNVVASPVVRVIAAAPDVAAQGLTWVRIAIFAAPAILISLAGNGWMRGVQNTVRPLRYVIVGFAVSAVLCPVLIYGLLSAPRMGLAGSAVANLVGQWLAAILFLRALHAEHVHLRMDPPVLRAQLVLARDLLVRSLAFQACFISAAAVAARFGAAALAAHQVVLQMWSFLALVLDSLAIAAQTLVGAALGAGLVPQAKSVARRVTVFSLGFAVVLAALLALGASVLPGLFTSDAAVLHQMRVPWWFLVCQLPISGVVFALDGVLLGAADARFMRNATMISALCGFLPLVWLSLAYGWGLAGIWSGLTLFLVLRLMLVGWRAVSGRWAVPGSGS; encoded by the coding sequence ATGTCCGGGCTGGCCCGCCGGATCATTGCTTTGGCGGTACCCGCGCTGGGAGTGCTGGCGGCCGAACCGCTGTATCTACTTTTCGATATCGCCATGGTCGGTCGGCTGGGCGCGGTGCCGTTGGCGGGCTTGGCCGTCGGGGGACTGGTGCTTTCTCTTGTCGGGACGCAACTGACCTTCCTGTCGTACGGCACCACCGCCCGCGCCGCACGGCGATTCGGCTCTGGTGATCGTCCCGGTGCGGTTCATGAGGGAGTACAGGCAACCTGGCTGGCGCTCATCATCGGGGCCGCCGTGGTGCTCGTGGTGAATGTGGTGGCCTCGCCGGTGGTCCGGGTTATCGCTGCGGCGCCCGATGTAGCGGCTCAAGGCCTCACGTGGGTGCGTATCGCGATCTTCGCGGCGCCCGCGATCCTGATCTCACTCGCCGGCAACGGGTGGATGCGGGGAGTGCAGAACACAGTCAGGCCGTTGCGCTATGTGATTGTCGGCTTTGCGGTTTCGGCAGTGCTGTGCCCGGTACTGATCTACGGGTTGCTGAGTGCGCCCCGGATGGGTTTGGCGGGGTCTGCCGTAGCCAATCTGGTGGGGCAGTGGCTGGCCGCGATCCTCTTCTTACGCGCCCTGCACGCCGAGCACGTTCACCTTCGGATGGATCCGCCGGTGTTGCGTGCGCAGCTGGTGCTGGCGCGTGATCTGCTGGTGCGAAGTCTGGCGTTTCAGGCCTGCTTCATCAGTGCCGCGGCGGTGGCCGCGCGGTTCGGGGCGGCAGCATTGGCGGCGCACCAGGTGGTCCTGCAGATGTGGAGTTTTCTTGCGCTGGTTCTTGATTCGCTTGCCATCGCGGCACAAACCCTTGTCGGCGCCGCGCTGGGAGCCGGTCTGGTGCCGCAGGCCAAGTCTGTGGCGCGAAGGGTGACGGTGTTCTCGCTGGGCTTCGCGGTGGTGTTGGCGGCCCTTCTGGCGCTCGGTGCGTCGGTGTTGCCGGGGCTGTTCACCTCCGATGCCGCGGTGCTGCATCAGATGCGGGTGCCGTGGTGGTTCCTGGTGTGCCAGTTGCCGATTTCGGGTGTGGTGTTCGCGCTGGACGGAGTGCTGCTGGGTGCTGCCGATGCCCGGTTCATGCGCAACGCCACCATGATCAGCGCATTGTGTGGGTTTCTGCCGCTGGTGTGGTTGTCGCTGGCGTACGGGTGGGGACTGGCCGGAATCTGGTCCGGCCTTACCCTTTTTCTGGTGTTGCGGCTGATGTTGGTTGGTTGGCGCGCAGTGTCCGGACGGTGGGCGGTGCCGGGTTCCGGCTCGTGA
- the infB gene encoding translation initiation factor IF-2, producing MAGKARVHELAKELGVTSKEVLARLSDQGEFVKSASSTVEAPVARRLREAFGGGDKPAASNGAPAEAAAPKKAGPKPGAPKPAPKKVAEPVVEAPPAPEPPAAPVPAPAPAAPAAPKPSAAPAPAAEAAAPAPAAPAPRPGATPGPKPGAPRVPRVGNNPFSSAQPVERPAVPRPQAPRPGAPRPGGASPSNMPPRPSPGSMGPRPPRPGGGPRPGGGRPGGPGGGRPGGPGGGGGGNYRGGGAGGGAPAGGPPGAGAGGFRGRPGGGGGGGRPGQRGGAAGAFGRPGGAPKRGRKSKRAKRAEYENMQAPVVGGVRLPHGNGEVIRLARGASLSDFAEKIDANPASLVQALFNLGEMVTATQSVGDETLELLGSEMNYNVQVVSPEDEDRELLQSFDLTYGEDEGGEEDLEVRPPVVTVMGHVDHGKTRLLDTIRQANVREGEAGGITQHIGAYQVLTQLDGNERLVTFIDTPGHEAFTAMRARGAKATDIAILVVAADDGVMPQTVEAINHAQAADVPIVVAVNKIDKEGADPAKIRAQLTEYNLVAEDFGGDTMFVDISAKQGTNIDALLEAVLLTADAALDLRANPDMEAQGVAIEAHLDRGRGPVATVLIQRGTLRVGDSIVAGDAYGRVRRMVDEHGEDVEEALPSRPVQVIGFTSVPGAGDNLLVVDEDRIARQIADRRSARKRNALAARSRKRISLDDLDAALKETSQLNLILKGDNAGTVEALEEALLGIAIDDEVQLRVIDRGVGGVTETNVNLASASDAIIIGFNVRAEGKATELANREGVDIRYYSVIYQAIDEIESALKGMLKPVYEEVELGRAEIRAMFRSSKVGNIAGCLVTSGIIRRNAKARLLRDNIVVAETVTISSLRREKDDVVEVRDGYECGLTLTYNDIKEGDVIEAYELREKERV from the coding sequence GTGGCAGGCAAGGCCCGGGTACACGAGTTAGCTAAAGAACTCGGTGTGACCAGTAAAGAAGTTCTCGCCCGACTGAGCGATCAGGGCGAATTTGTGAAGTCCGCGTCCTCGACGGTGGAAGCCCCCGTCGCGCGGCGACTTCGTGAGGCATTCGGCGGCGGCGATAAGCCCGCCGCGTCCAATGGTGCGCCTGCCGAGGCGGCGGCACCGAAGAAGGCCGGTCCCAAGCCCGGAGCCCCCAAGCCGGCCCCGAAGAAGGTCGCTGAGCCGGTTGTCGAGGCGCCCCCAGCGCCGGAGCCTCCGGCCGCACCGGTGCCCGCACCCGCACCCGCTGCGCCCGCGGCTCCCAAGCCGAGCGCCGCGCCGGCACCCGCTGCGGAAGCAGCCGCTCCCGCACCTGCCGCGCCGGCACCCCGGCCGGGCGCCACGCCCGGCCCCAAGCCCGGTGCTCCTCGAGTACCGCGCGTCGGCAACAACCCGTTCTCTTCGGCACAACCGGTCGAACGTCCGGCTGTGCCGCGGCCGCAAGCGCCGCGTCCCGGAGCTCCTCGCCCCGGGGGAGCTTCCCCGAGCAACATGCCACCGCGACCGTCGCCCGGATCCATGGGTCCGCGTCCGCCGCGTCCCGGCGGTGGTCCCCGTCCCGGTGGCGGACGTCCCGGTGGTCCCGGTGGCGGACGTCCGGGCGGTCCCGGTGGTGGCGGCGGCGGTAACTACCGCGGCGGCGGTGCCGGTGGCGGCGCTCCCGCTGGTGGTCCTCCCGGCGCCGGTGCCGGCGGTTTCCGCGGTCGCCCCGGTGGTGGCGGCGGAGGTGGCCGTCCTGGTCAGCGCGGTGGCGCGGCTGGTGCGTTCGGCCGTCCCGGCGGTGCCCCGAAGCGCGGTCGCAAGTCGAAGCGGGCAAAACGCGCCGAGTACGAGAACATGCAGGCGCCGGTCGTCGGTGGTGTGCGGTTGCCCCATGGCAACGGCGAGGTCATCCGGCTCGCTCGCGGTGCTTCGCTGAGCGACTTCGCGGAGAAGATCGATGCCAACCCGGCCTCGCTGGTGCAGGCGCTGTTCAACCTCGGCGAGATGGTGACCGCCACCCAATCTGTGGGTGACGAGACCCTCGAGCTGCTGGGCAGCGAGATGAACTACAACGTTCAGGTCGTCAGCCCCGAGGACGAGGACCGTGAACTGCTGCAGTCCTTCGACCTCACCTACGGCGAGGACGAGGGCGGCGAAGAGGACCTCGAGGTCCGCCCGCCGGTCGTCACCGTCATGGGTCACGTCGACCACGGCAAGACCCGCCTGCTCGACACCATCCGGCAGGCCAACGTCCGTGAGGGCGAGGCCGGTGGCATCACCCAGCACATCGGTGCCTACCAGGTCCTCACCCAGCTGGACGGCAACGAGCGACTAGTTACCTTCATCGACACCCCGGGTCACGAGGCGTTCACCGCCATGCGTGCCCGTGGCGCCAAGGCCACCGATATCGCGATCCTGGTGGTCGCTGCCGATGACGGCGTCATGCCGCAGACGGTGGAAGCCATCAACCACGCCCAGGCGGCCGACGTGCCGATCGTGGTCGCGGTCAACAAGATCGACAAGGAAGGTGCCGACCCGGCCAAGATCCGGGCGCAGCTCACCGAGTACAACCTGGTGGCCGAGGACTTCGGTGGCGACACCATGTTCGTGGACATCTCCGCCAAGCAGGGCACCAACATCGATGCGCTGCTGGAGGCGGTCCTGCTGACCGCCGACGCGGCGCTGGACCTGCGGGCCAACCCCGATATGGAGGCCCAGGGTGTGGCTATCGAGGCGCACCTGGACCGCGGTCGCGGTCCGGTGGCCACGGTGCTCATCCAGCGCGGCACCCTGCGGGTCGGCGACTCGATCGTCGCCGGAGACGCATACGGTCGTGTGCGCCGCATGGTGGACGAGCATGGCGAAGACGTCGAAGAGGCACTGCCGTCACGTCCGGTTCAGGTCATCGGCTTCACCTCGGTGCCCGGTGCCGGCGACAACCTGCTTGTCGTCGACGAAGATCGCATCGCCCGGCAGATCGCCGACCGTCGCAGTGCGCGCAAGCGCAACGCGTTGGCTGCTCGTAGCCGCAAGCGGATCAGCCTGGACGACCTGGATGCCGCGCTGAAGGAAACCAGCCAGCTGAACCTGATCCTGAAGGGCGACAACGCAGGTACGGTCGAAGCCCTGGAAGAGGCGCTACTCGGTATCGCGATCGACGACGAGGTGCAGCTGCGGGTCATCGACCGTGGTGTCGGTGGTGTCACCGAAACCAACGTCAACCTGGCCTCGGCCTCCGATGCCATCATCATCGGCTTCAATGTGCGGGCCGAGGGCAAGGCGACAGAGCTGGCCAACCGCGAGGGTGTCGACATTCGGTACTACTCGGTGATCTACCAGGCCATCGACGAGATCGAGAGCGCGCTCAAGGGCATGCTCAAGCCGGTCTACGAAGAGGTCGAGCTGGGTCGCGCCGAGATTCGTGCGATGTTCCGGTCTTCCAAGGTCGGCAACATCGCCGGTTGCCTGGTCACCTCGGGCATTATTCGTCGCAATGCCAAGGCACGACTGTTGCGCGACAACATCGTGGTTGCCGAGACGGTCACCATCTCTTCGCTGCGGCGCGAGAAGGATGACGTTGTCGAGGTCCGCGACGGTTACGAGTGCGGTCTGACGCTGACCTATAACGACATCAAGGAAGGCGACGTCATCGAGGCGTACGAACTCCGCGAGAAGGAACGGGTCTAA
- the rbfA gene encoding 30S ribosome-binding factor RbfA encodes MADPARARRLAKRIGAIVASAIEYEIKDPRLTMVTVTDTRVTNDLHDATVYYTVMGQTLSDEPDLAGAAAALEKAKGVLRTKVGAGTGVRFTPTLTFVLDTMADSARHMEELLDRTRAADAALAEVRQGAVHAGDADPYKASPDEESAPDEDDERRPD; translated from the coding sequence GTGGCCGATCCGGCTCGCGCGCGGCGACTGGCCAAGAGGATCGGAGCCATCGTCGCCTCGGCGATCGAGTACGAAATCAAGGACCCGAGGCTGACGATGGTCACGGTCACCGATACCCGGGTGACCAACGATCTTCACGATGCGACCGTGTACTACACCGTGATGGGGCAGACTCTGTCCGACGAGCCGGATCTCGCCGGCGCGGCGGCTGCGCTAGAAAAGGCAAAGGGTGTGCTTCGAACCAAGGTGGGTGCCGGGACCGGAGTGAGGTTCACGCCCACCCTGACCTTCGTGCTCGACACGATGGCCGATTCCGCCCGTCACATGGAGGAACTGCTGGACCGGACGCGCGCGGCCGATGCCGCGCTCGCCGAGGTCCGCCAGGGAGCCGTCCATGCCGGTGACGCCGATCCCTATAAGGCGTCTCCCGACGAGGAATCTGCACCCGACGAGGACGATGAGCGCCGTCCCGATTGA
- a CDS encoding YlxR family protein has protein sequence MIQRETSAFAHAPTGKPVRTCVGCRGRELAADLLRVVAADDRHVVVDTRRRLPGRGAWLHRSAQCYHLAVKRRAFARALRIGGTPDTSVVFEHVEQYQEIGNDKQ, from the coding sequence GTGATCCAGCGCGAGACTTCGGCGTTCGCACATGCCCCGACCGGTAAACCGGTACGGACATGCGTCGGCTGTCGGGGACGAGAGTTGGCTGCAGATCTGCTTCGTGTGGTTGCTGCGGATGATCGGCATGTTGTTGTCGATACCCGCCGCAGGCTGCCCGGCCGAGGTGCGTGGTTGCACAGGTCGGCGCAGTGTTATCACCTGGCGGTGAAACGGCGTGCTTTCGCTCGAGCGCTGCGGATCGGCGGAACCCCGGATACCTCCGTGGTCTTCGAACATGTTGAGCAATACCAAGAGATTGGCAACGACAAACAATGA
- a CDS encoding membrane protein produces MNLDRFAVWTGYFLGLVSVTITALGLAALASGHHGWGMVAAIALLVTAGLGFAVVGGTVHHDHKVHKEAPHLM; encoded by the coding sequence ATGAACCTTGATCGATTTGCCGTGTGGACCGGCTACTTCCTCGGGCTGGTGTCGGTCACGATCACCGCACTGGGGCTGGCGGCGTTGGCCTCCGGACACCACGGCTGGGGAATGGTCGCGGCCATCGCGTTACTCGTCACCGCAGGGCTCGGATTCGCGGTAGTCGGCGGCACGGTGCACCACGATCACAAAGTCCACAAGGAGGCGCCGCACCTGATGTAG